ACGAAACTGAGCACGAAACCACTGGACAAGAAGGCGTTCGAACCTGTCCTGAATGTGATTCAACGTCGCTCACCAGAAGTTCGGATGAAAGCGAAATTAGCTGTGAGGACTGTGGACTGATTTTGGAAGAGGAGACGATTGATCGAGGCCCAGAGTGGCGAGCGTTCAACGCAGCCGAGCGTGACAGTAAATCACGCGTTGGTGCGCCGACAACCCAGACAATGCACGATAAGGGGCTGACGACGATAATCGACTGGAAAGACCAGGACGCCTACGGTCGATCACTTTCCTCGGAGAAGCGCACTCAAATGAATCGACTGCGGAAATGGCAAGAGCGGATCCGAACAAAGGATGCCGGCGAACGAAACCTCCAGTTTGCGCTCTCTGAGACAGACCGAATGGCTTCTGCCCTAGGTGTTCCTCGCTCTGTCCGAGAGGTTGCAAGCGTCCTCTATCGACATGCACTCGATGAGGATCTTATCCGGGGACGCTCAATCGAAGGTGTGGCTACCAGTACGCTATACGCAGCCTGTCGGATGGAAGGAATCCCACGATCCCTGGATGAGATTGCGGCCGTCTCACGAGTAGACCGGATGGAAATTGGTC
Above is a genomic segment from Natronolimnobius baerhuensis containing:
- a CDS encoding transcription initiation factor IIB translates to MERLTRQKEREDETEHETTGQEGVRTCPECDSTSLTRSSDESEISCEDCGLILEEETIDRGPEWRAFNAAERDSKSRVGAPTTQTMHDKGLTTIIDWKDQDAYGRSLSSEKRTQMNRLRKWQERIRTKDAGERNLQFALSETDRMASALGVPRSVREVASVLYRHALDEDLIRGRSIEGVATSTLYAACRMEGIPRSLDEIAAVSRVDRMEIGRTYRYISQELSLEMEPVDPKKYVPRFCSELELPEEVQAKANEIIDTTAEKGLLSGKSPT